In a genomic window of Mycolicibacillus parakoreensis:
- a CDS encoding GAP family protein, translating to MWITLLAMAVAVSLEPFRVGMTAVMINRPRPDLQLTAFLAGGFAMGTTVGMIVLFVLRPAVQSVHFTLPRVQLIVGALLLVNAAVVATGVVGRREGGTSAPAAQRFEPLLTRARQLLNSRSLWTAGVAGLGIALPSVDYLAALTLIAASGAAATVQTGAVLLFNTVAFWFVEIPLILHLVAPDRTRAALAALQRWMQTRRRRALTVLLATVGCVLIVAGLAGL from the coding sequence GTGTGGATCACGTTGTTGGCCATGGCGGTTGCGGTCAGTCTGGAGCCGTTCAGGGTCGGCATGACCGCCGTGATGATCAACCGGCCCCGCCCCGATCTGCAGCTAACGGCCTTCCTCGCCGGTGGGTTCGCGATGGGCACCACAGTCGGGATGATCGTGTTGTTCGTCTTGCGACCGGCCGTGCAGTCGGTTCATTTCACCCTGCCGCGAGTGCAGCTGATCGTCGGAGCGCTGCTCCTGGTCAACGCCGCAGTGGTCGCCACCGGCGTGGTGGGGCGCCGCGAGGGGGGAACCAGCGCCCCGGCCGCACAGCGATTCGAACCACTGCTCACCCGCGCCCGACAACTACTCAACAGCCGCTCCCTGTGGACGGCGGGTGTCGCCGGTCTCGGTATCGCGCTCCCGTCCGTGGACTATCTGGCCGCACTGACCCTCATCGCCGCTTCGGGAGCCGCTGCCACTGTTCAAACCGGTGCCGTACTGCTGTTCAACACGGTGGCGTTCTGGTTCGTGGAGATCCCGCTGATCTTGCATCTGGTCGCTCCTGACCGCACCCGCGCCGCACTGGCAGCACTGCAGCGTTGGATGCAGACCAGGCGTCGCCGCGCGCTCACCGTTTTGTTGGCGACGGTCGGCTGCGTACTGATCGTCGCCGGCCTCGCCGGCCTCTGA
- a CDS encoding MFS transporter — protein MNAVVITFVFAVYLTESVGADLPGPATPASWLGRALTIAGLCVALLAPATGIWVNAPRRRRTALTVLTGLVVTMTAAMSLIRADHHYLGWGLALLACTAACSDLATVPYNAMLRQVSTAENSGRISGLGSGAGFVGSVLLLLIVYFGFIGGDGDTRGLLGITTHDGANVRASMVLAAAWLALFAWPLLISVRASNDGGYRARIGFVGSYRALWGEVRSEWRRDHNVVYYLVASAVFRDGMTGVFAFGAVLGVSVYRLSQADVLVFGVCASMVAAIGAVLGGLLDDRVGSKRVIAGSLTAMIATGLVLLAASGPSAFWVCGLLLCLFVGPTLASARALMMRFSAEGKEGVAFGLYTTAGRAASFLAPWMFFTFVDLFDSDRAGLAGLCVVLAVGLTLMLTTVRVPARAQ, from the coding sequence GTGAACGCGGTCGTCATCACGTTCGTGTTCGCGGTCTATCTCACCGAGAGCGTTGGGGCGGACTTGCCCGGCCCCGCCACTCCGGCGAGTTGGCTCGGACGGGCACTGACGATCGCCGGGTTGTGTGTCGCACTGCTCGCCCCGGCCACCGGCATCTGGGTGAACGCGCCGCGGCGTCGCCGCACGGCGCTGACCGTCTTGACCGGCCTGGTCGTCACGATGACAGCGGCGATGAGTTTGATCCGAGCCGATCACCACTACCTGGGTTGGGGGCTGGCGTTGCTCGCCTGCACAGCGGCGTGTAGCGACTTGGCGACCGTCCCGTACAACGCGATGCTGCGGCAGGTGTCCACAGCGGAGAATTCCGGCCGCATCTCCGGGCTGGGGTCGGGCGCCGGATTCGTCGGCAGTGTGCTGCTTCTGTTGATCGTGTATTTCGGCTTCATCGGGGGCGACGGTGACACCCGCGGCCTGCTGGGCATCACGACCCATGACGGCGCCAACGTGCGCGCCTCGATGGTGCTCGCCGCGGCGTGGCTGGCGTTGTTCGCCTGGCCGCTGCTGATCTCGGTGCGCGCCTCCAATGACGGTGGGTACCGGGCGCGCATCGGGTTTGTCGGGTCCTATCGGGCCCTCTGGGGTGAGGTGCGCTCCGAGTGGCGCCGTGACCACAACGTGGTCTATTACCTGGTGGCCAGCGCAGTGTTCCGAGATGGCATGACCGGGGTGTTCGCCTTCGGGGCGGTGCTGGGAGTCAGTGTCTACCGGCTGTCGCAGGCCGACGTGCTCGTGTTCGGAGTCTGCGCCAGCATGGTCGCCGCGATCGGCGCCGTGCTCGGCGGTCTGCTCGACGACCGGGTGGGTTCCAAACGCGTCATCGCGGGTTCGCTCACCGCGATGATCGCCACCGGTCTGGTTCTGCTGGCGGCGTCCGGGCCGTCGGCGTTCTGGGTCTGCGGGCTGCTGCTGTGCTTGTTCGTCGGTCCCACCCTCGCGTCCGCGCGAGCCTTGATGATGCGATTCTCCGCCGAAGGGAAGGAGGGCGTCGCGTTCGGGCTCTACACCACCGCCGGGAGGGCGGCGTCGTTCCTGGCGCCGTGGATGTTCTTCACCTTCGTCGACCTGTTCGATTCCGACCGGGCCGGCCTAGCCGGGCTCTGCGTGGTCCTGGCCGTGGGTCTGACGTTGATGCTGACCACCGTCCGGGTGCCGGCCAGGGCACAGTAG
- a CDS encoding alpha/beta fold hydrolase, translating to MADRLIPPGSTETFLALDGGQVRVLRSTAKPSDRSRRALLALHGGSTDNTAISWYQTFAAMGAERPVIGFDLPGFGATTGLEPLGGPAAMADFVARAADRLGIERAVVAGVSMGGDVALNAALRHRDLVEALVLIAPGGLVPRFHGRLIQRSAWLAARLPDPLLLPLTRLANRFVKTAVRAVLNDPDALPQPVLAEFVREARRPDAALGYLRYNQATLGPRSMRNNLLPVVSRITVPTLFFHGQNDPIVDPAGSRQACERMPHAELVMVPDCGHWAQLEAGDRFFAELRRFLAPMA from the coding sequence ATGGCCGACCGTTTGATCCCACCGGGGAGCACCGAGACGTTCCTCGCGCTGGACGGCGGGCAGGTGCGGGTGCTGCGGTCGACGGCAAAACCGTCGGATCGATCACGGCGAGCGCTGCTGGCCCTGCACGGCGGCAGCACCGACAACACCGCCATCTCCTGGTACCAGACGTTCGCCGCGATGGGCGCCGAACGGCCGGTGATCGGGTTCGACCTGCCGGGGTTCGGTGCCACCACCGGCCTCGAACCGCTCGGCGGGCCGGCCGCGATGGCCGACTTCGTGGCCCGCGCCGCCGACCGGCTCGGCATCGAGCGTGCCGTCGTCGCCGGTGTGTCGATGGGCGGTGATGTCGCACTCAACGCGGCTTTGCGTCATCGCGACCTGGTCGAGGCGCTGGTACTGATCGCACCCGGCGGCTTGGTGCCGAGGTTCCACGGCCGGCTCATTCAACGCTCGGCATGGCTGGCGGCGCGGCTTCCCGACCCGCTGCTGCTGCCGCTCACACGGCTGGCGAACCGGTTCGTCAAAACCGCGGTGCGCGCTGTTCTCAACGATCCGGACGCCCTTCCGCAGCCGGTGCTGGCCGAATTCGTCCGCGAGGCGCGACGCCCCGACGCCGCCCTCGGTTATCTGCGCTACAACCAGGCCACCTTGGGGCCCCGATCGATGCGCAACAACCTGTTGCCGGTGGTGAGCCGGATCACCGTGCCGACGTTGTTCTTCCACGGCCAAAACGACCCCATCGTCGACCCGGCCGGGTCGCGACAGGCCTGCGAACGGATGCCCCACGCCGAGTTGGTGATGGTGCCTGATTGCGGCCATTGGGCGCAGCTGGAGGCCGGCGACCGGTTCTTCGCCGAGCTTCGGCGCTTCCTCGCCCCGATGGCCTGA
- a CDS encoding HD domain-containing protein, protein MSGTAETIAGVAIPDTALVRDATEFVRDAVDDLLFHHSRRVFLFGVLQGRRRGLVADPELLYVAAMFHDLGLTDRYRDSTLRFEVDGANAARDFLVERGVEEADVRKVWLGIALHTTPGVPQFLDPEVALVTAGVETDVLGFGRDELPAEALEAVTAAHPRPDFKRRILHAFTDGVKHRPASTFGTVNADVLDHYDPSFVRDDFVEIILGNGWPE, encoded by the coding sequence GTGAGCGGTACAGCTGAAACGATCGCCGGGGTTGCGATCCCCGACACCGCGTTGGTGCGGGATGCCACCGAGTTCGTCCGCGACGCCGTGGACGATCTGCTGTTCCATCATTCGCGGCGGGTGTTCCTGTTCGGGGTGCTGCAGGGCCGCCGCCGCGGGCTGGTCGCGGACCCGGAACTGCTCTACGTCGCCGCCATGTTCCACGACCTGGGGCTGACCGACCGCTACCGGGACTCGACCCTGCGTTTCGAGGTCGACGGCGCCAACGCGGCACGCGACTTCCTCGTGGAGCGTGGGGTCGAGGAGGCCGACGTCCGCAAGGTCTGGTTGGGCATCGCGTTGCACACCACCCCCGGCGTTCCGCAGTTCCTCGACCCCGAGGTGGCGTTGGTGACCGCGGGGGTGGAGACCGACGTGCTCGGCTTCGGTCGCGATGAGCTGCCCGCCGAGGCCCTCGAGGCGGTGACCGCGGCGCATCCGCGCCCGGACTTCAAGCGCCGCATCCTGCACGCGTTCACCGACGGGGTCAAACACCGACCGGCCAGCACCTTCGGCACCGTCAACGCCGATGTCCTCGATCACTACGATCCGTCGTTCGTCCGCGACGATTTCGTCGAGATCATCTTGGGCAACGGTTGGCCCGAGTAG
- a CDS encoding nuclear transport factor 2 family protein, with protein sequence MDDATTLVEIEAIKQLKARYCRLLDTKQWASWREIFTDDFLSDTSQAGGKVISGADAFVAFTRRSLRSQPTVHQVHAGEIALTSPTTAQGVWALEDVVRFGPGVNLRGYGHYTETYENVDGDWRIKTSTLTRLRVDIFNGVFAVYLSPWLRAVLTRLARRVTR encoded by the coding sequence GTGGACGATGCGACGACCCTGGTCGAGATCGAGGCGATCAAGCAACTCAAAGCGCGGTATTGTCGCCTGCTCGACACCAAGCAGTGGGCGTCCTGGCGCGAGATCTTCACCGATGACTTCCTCAGCGACACCTCCCAGGCGGGTGGAAAGGTCATTTCCGGCGCGGACGCCTTTGTCGCCTTCACACGCAGGAGCCTGCGCTCGCAGCCCACCGTGCATCAGGTGCACGCCGGCGAGATCGCGCTGACGTCGCCCACCACGGCGCAGGGTGTATGGGCACTCGAGGACGTCGTGCGGTTCGGTCCGGGGGTCAACTTGCGCGGTTACGGCCACTACACGGAGACCTACGAGAACGTCGACGGCGACTGGCGGATCAAGACTTCGACGCTGACACGGTTGCGCGTGGACATTTTCAACGGTGTTTTCGCCGTCTATCTGTCGCCGTGGCTGCGGGCGGTGCTGACGCGGCTGGCTCGCCGCGTGACCCGATGA
- a CDS encoding amphi-Trp domain-containing protein, whose amino-acid sequence MAEETIHKEERMTTRADVVAELRRLADELESGATISYGTGGSLAVPDRLEREFEIEREDKGGRVEYEVEIELKWYAPNDQ is encoded by the coding sequence ATGGCCGAAGAGACGATCCACAAAGAAGAACGTATGACCACCCGCGCCGACGTGGTGGCCGAACTGCGGCGCCTCGCCGACGAACTGGAATCCGGGGCGACCATCAGCTACGGCACCGGGGGGAGCCTGGCGGTGCCCGACCGACTCGAGCGGGAATTCGAGATCGAACGCGAGGACAAGGGCGGCCGCGTGGAGTACGAGGTCGAGATCGAACTGAAGTGGTACGCGCCCAACGACCAGTGA
- a CDS encoding alpha/beta hydrolase family protein codes for MPEREADDPEPKPASRWPGVAGLETAVRPFQRTGRYYARMWRDYLGDRGSEEDLPVARPTMALATEAFRDEVVLLGLRGRRPVSDPEAFQRIDREVSAAIRFYDKRGFLAAPEKFFAAPPPLTDVTVLPRQGRLRRHDRIRWESGYAPRKGEPGGPRWRSYTANDRAYAVMLRHHEPRPWLVGIHGAEMGRAGIDLWLFRARHLHEKYGLNIVLPVLPMHGPRARDLPAGAVFPSEDVMDTLHAGAQGVWDVRRLISWIRAQEPDQPIGLNSISMGGYIAGLVASVEDDLTCAILGVPVVDVVQLLGRHSGLSRTDPRWQTVALAEPLGRMASPLSMTPRVPMRGRFIYAGIADRVVHPREQVVRLWEHWGKPEIVWYRGGHTGFFQARPVQRFVEAAIVQSGLLD; via the coding sequence ATGCCCGAACGGGAAGCCGACGACCCGGAGCCCAAACCCGCCAGCAGGTGGCCCGGTGTCGCCGGGTTGGAGACCGCGGTGCGACCGTTTCAGCGCACCGGCCGGTACTACGCGAGGATGTGGCGGGACTACCTCGGGGACCGGGGCAGCGAGGAGGACCTGCCGGTCGCACGGCCGACGATGGCGCTTGCCACCGAGGCGTTCCGCGACGAAGTCGTCCTGCTGGGGCTGCGGGGGCGTCGTCCGGTCAGCGATCCGGAGGCGTTCCAACGTATCGACCGCGAGGTCTCCGCGGCGATCAGGTTCTACGACAAACGCGGCTTTTTGGCCGCGCCGGAGAAGTTCTTCGCCGCGCCACCACCACTGACCGACGTCACCGTGCTGCCGCGGCAGGGCCGGTTGCGCCGCCACGACCGGATCCGCTGGGAGAGCGGCTACGCCCCACGCAAAGGTGAGCCCGGTGGGCCGCGATGGCGCAGCTACACCGCCAACGACCGCGCCTACGCGGTGATGCTGCGCCACCACGAGCCCCGCCCCTGGCTGGTGGGCATCCACGGCGCCGAAATGGGCCGCGCCGGAATCGATTTGTGGCTGTTTCGTGCCCGGCACCTGCACGAGAAATACGGGCTGAACATCGTGCTGCCGGTGCTGCCCATGCACGGCCCACGCGCCCGCGACCTCCCGGCGGGGGCGGTGTTTCCCAGCGAGGACGTGATGGACACCCTGCACGCCGGGGCGCAGGGCGTGTGGGATGTGCGCCGGCTGATCAGCTGGATCCGCGCTCAAGAGCCCGATCAACCGATCGGGTTGAACAGCATCTCGATGGGCGGCTACATCGCCGGCCTGGTCGCCAGCGTCGAAGACGACCTGACCTGCGCCATCCTCGGGGTGCCGGTGGTCGACGTGGTGCAGCTTCTCGGACGGCACTCCGGGCTGAGCCGCACCGACCCGCGCTGGCAGACCGTGGCGCTGGCCGAACCACTCGGGCGGATGGCCTCCCCGCTGTCGATGACACCGCGGGTGCCGATGCGGGGACGGTTCATCTATGCCGGCATCGCCGACCGCGTGGTGCACCCTCGCGAGCAGGTGGTGCGGTTGTGGGAGCACTGGGGCAAACCCGAGATCGTCTGGTACCGCGGCGGGCACACCGGGTTCTTCCAGGCGCGCCCGGTGCAGCGCTTTGTCGAGGCGGCCATCGTGCAGTCCGGGCTGTTGGACTGA
- a CDS encoding sulfurtransferase — protein MAARDQVLIGVDELAQRLEAGEPITVLDVRWRLDEPDGRPAYVAGHLPGAVYVSLEDELSDHAVTGRGRHPLPSGSDLQAAARRWGVCTGRPVVAYDDWNRVGSGRAWWVLTAAGLTDVRILDGGLAAWRAAGHTVETGPVDPQPGDVTVDHLDLYAGALPTLSADQVAEGAATLLDARPPERYRGDNEPADAVAGHIPSAKNLPCTALLADDGTFLDDDALTRLLAEREVGAADTVGAYCGSGISATVPVAALALLGRRAALFPGSWSEWSADPDRVVVRGGE, from the coding sequence GTGGCCGCGCGCGACCAGGTGCTGATCGGTGTCGACGAGTTGGCGCAACGCCTCGAGGCCGGTGAGCCGATCACGGTCCTCGACGTCCGGTGGCGCCTCGACGAGCCCGACGGCCGGCCCGCCTATGTGGCCGGGCATCTGCCCGGCGCGGTGTACGTCTCGTTGGAGGACGAGCTGAGCGACCACGCCGTCACCGGCCGGGGGCGCCACCCACTGCCGTCGGGGTCGGACCTGCAGGCCGCCGCACGACGCTGGGGTGTGTGCACCGGCCGCCCGGTGGTCGCCTACGACGACTGGAACCGGGTCGGATCCGGTCGCGCCTGGTGGGTGCTGACCGCCGCCGGGCTGACCGATGTGCGCATCCTCGACGGCGGCTTGGCCGCCTGGCGCGCGGCCGGTCACACCGTGGAGACCGGGCCGGTCGACCCGCAACCGGGCGACGTGACGGTCGACCACCTCGACCTGTATGCCGGCGCGCTGCCCACCCTCAGCGCCGACCAGGTCGCCGAGGGGGCCGCGACGCTGCTCGATGCGCGCCCGCCGGAGAGATACCGCGGGGACAACGAACCCGCGGACGCGGTGGCCGGGCACATCCCCAGCGCCAAAAACCTGCCCTGCACGGCGTTGCTCGCCGACGACGGCACCTTCCTCGACGACGACGCGCTGACCCGCCTGCTGGCCGAGCGGGAGGTCGGGGCCGCCGACACGGTGGGCGCCTACTGCGGGTCGGGGATCAGCGCGACGGTCCCGGTGGCCGCGTTGGCGCTGTTGGGGCGGCGCGCCGCACTGTTTCCCGGGTCGTGGTCGGAGTGGAGCGCCGATCCCGATCGGGTCGTCGTCCGCGGCGGGGAGTAA
- a CDS encoding NAD(P)/FAD-dependent oxidoreductase, with the protein MVVLGAGTSGCAAAERLRAVLSPADHIVMIDRSFTGSLGLSSLRVLAGWRRPEEVTATVKQTALLGVSLKVGEATEVDTAAETVTYRAGDTEHRLGYDALLVALGADLDTAALPGLDAAISAGRAAQFYTPDGAEELRWRAEALSAGRLVVLIPPPPFKCPPAPYEAAFLLADQLGEKLTSGAVRLDVISAEPYPIPVAGPEVGAGVTDLLSARGIGFHPGRSATGIDPGSASITFADGSTEHADLLAVVPPHTAPAAAVAPDLVNAGGWLPVEASTLATAAPGVWAVGDATAVTLANGKPMPKAGVFAEGQALVAADQIARHLGYDAPDTRYAGDGGCLLVVGGGRAAKVAGRFLADPAPQVTLYAPTPQLHAEKEQLERDWLARWH; encoded by the coding sequence GTGGTCGTCCTCGGAGCGGGAACGTCGGGATGCGCTGCGGCCGAACGGCTTCGCGCCGTACTGTCCCCAGCAGATCACATCGTGATGATCGACCGTTCCTTCACCGGGAGCCTGGGTCTGTCGTCGCTTCGGGTGCTCGCCGGTTGGCGCCGCCCCGAGGAGGTGACGGCCACGGTGAAACAGACTGCACTGCTGGGGGTCTCACTGAAGGTCGGGGAGGCCACCGAAGTGGACACCGCCGCGGAAACCGTGACCTACCGCGCCGGGGACACCGAGCACCGACTGGGATACGACGCGCTGCTCGTCGCCTTGGGCGCCGACCTCGACACCGCGGCGCTGCCGGGATTGGATGCGGCGATCTCGGCGGGTCGCGCCGCCCAGTTCTACACCCCCGACGGCGCCGAGGAGCTGCGGTGGCGTGCCGAGGCGCTCAGCGCCGGGCGCCTGGTGGTGTTGATCCCGCCGCCGCCGTTCAAGTGCCCGCCGGCCCCCTACGAGGCGGCGTTCCTGCTCGCCGATCAACTCGGTGAGAAACTCACCAGCGGCGCGGTGCGGCTCGACGTCATCAGCGCCGAGCCGTATCCCATCCCGGTGGCCGGCCCCGAGGTCGGTGCGGGAGTGACCGATCTGCTGTCCGCGCGCGGTATCGGGTTCCACCCGGGACGCAGCGCCACCGGGATCGACCCGGGCAGTGCGTCGATCACCTTCGCCGACGGGAGCACCGAGCACGCCGATCTGCTCGCGGTGGTTCCCCCGCACACCGCGCCGGCCGCCGCGGTCGCCCCCGACCTGGTCAACGCGGGCGGGTGGCTCCCGGTCGAGGCGAGCACCCTGGCCACCGCGGCCCCCGGGGTGTGGGCCGTCGGCGACGCCACGGCGGTGACCCTGGCCAACGGCAAGCCCATGCCCAAGGCCGGCGTGTTCGCCGAGGGGCAGGCGCTGGTGGCCGCCGATCAGATCGCCCGCCACCTCGGCTACGACGCCCCCGACACCCGATACGCCGGTGACGGGGGGTGTCTGCTGGTCGTCGGCGGCGGCCGGGCGGCCAAGGTCGCCGGTCGCTTCCTGGCCGACCCCGCCCCGCAGGTCACCCTGTATGCGCCGACCCCGCAGTTGCACGCCGAGAAGGAACAGCTGGAACGCGACTGGTTGGCCCGCTGGCACTGA
- a CDS encoding YnfA family protein, which produces MMLAKSVVLFAVAALLEIGGAWLVWQGVREHRGWLAIGLGVIALGAYGFVATLQPDAHFGRILAAYGGVFVAGSLAWGMALDGFRPDRWDVTGALICLTGVAVIMYAPRPA; this is translated from the coding sequence ATGATGCTCGCCAAGTCCGTCGTTTTGTTCGCTGTGGCCGCGCTGTTGGAGATCGGCGGCGCCTGGCTGGTCTGGCAGGGCGTGCGTGAGCACCGCGGCTGGCTTGCGATCGGGCTCGGGGTCATCGCCCTCGGCGCCTACGGCTTCGTCGCGACCCTGCAACCGGACGCCCACTTCGGCCGGATCCTGGCGGCCTACGGCGGCGTCTTCGTCGCCGGTTCGCTGGCGTGGGGGATGGCGCTCGACGGGTTCCGGCCGGATCGCTGGGATGTCACCGGCGCGCTGATCTGTCTGACCGGGGTGGCGGTCATCATGTATGCCCCACGGCCGGCGTGA
- a CDS encoding class I SAM-dependent methyltransferase — protein MSDDDRVRWDARYAGGDPPSSAQVGPPAVFAPYAEVFPTAGRALDLACGVGGAAVWLARRGLAVRGVDVSPVAIGQARVLAERSGVAQRCRFDVADLDDGLPDGPTVSVVLCHHFTDRRLDTAIVDRLAPGGLLAVAALSVVGANGGGRYRVAAGELSAAFASLQTIASGEGRGHAWLLGRKNDG, from the coding sequence ATGAGTGACGACGACCGGGTGCGCTGGGACGCCCGCTACGCGGGCGGGGACCCGCCGTCGTCCGCGCAGGTCGGTCCACCGGCCGTGTTCGCCCCCTACGCCGAGGTCTTCCCGACCGCCGGCCGCGCCCTGGACCTGGCCTGCGGCGTGGGCGGCGCGGCGGTGTGGCTGGCCCGCCGCGGCCTGGCCGTCCGCGGTGTGGACGTCTCCCCGGTGGCGATCGGGCAGGCGCGGGTGTTGGCCGAGCGCAGCGGTGTGGCGCAGCGCTGCCGCTTCGACGTCGCCGACCTCGACGACGGCCTGCCGGACGGGCCTACGGTCTCGGTGGTGCTGTGCCATCACTTCACCGATCGCCGGTTGGATACGGCCATCGTCGACCGGTTGGCCCCGGGCGGGCTGTTGGCGGTGGCCGCGCTCAGCGTGGTCGGGGCCAACGGCGGGGGCCGGTACCGGGTGGCCGCCGGGGAGCTGTCGGCCGCGTTCGCCTCGTTGCAGACCATCGCGTCCGGGGAAGGGCGCGGCCACGCCTGGCTGCTGGGTCGCAAAAATGACGGATAA
- a CDS encoding molybdopterin-dependent oxidoreductase, with protein sequence MSTTSFRSELKPAEHEVNSETWAGGLENKQAIAPRVRVGRDKWFNVLWLAPLGFVVLVAAVAVGKGLYNNPAVQAFIERHPGSDPATAGPEGMPWWANWTHFFNLFLMMFIIRSGIQILADHPRLYVSRNATPGKDEWLRIAKPVPDDPLWTAKDDSVGLPGQFGLPGIRHSIGLARWWHLGLDMLWLLNGAVFYVLLFTTGHWRHVVPTSWEVFPNAASVAVQYLSLNWPDDNGWVAYNGLQLLAYFTTIFLAAPAALITGLGMSPALSMRLTMISKRLSIQLARSLHFLVMVYFIFFIIVHVTLVFATDALNNLNHMFASRDDDSWAGFSVFAVAMVVTVVAWVWATPFTLNHPNVVRRVAYALIGPLQLALEQVDPKPGAFTEKDISPYFWHNGTYPETVEYKELEKNDFTDWRLRVYGLVENPTDFSLDELKTLPYHEQITQHFCIQGWSGVAKWGGVRMQTIMDIAKPLPQAKWVAFYSLGSGADGGTYYDVHDIKQMSNHLTMLAYDMNGAPLTYGHGAPLRLRNELQHGFMHVKWLKGIEFLSHYTEIGGGHGGYNEDQEFFGPRHTI encoded by the coding sequence GTGAGTACCACTAGCTTTCGTTCGGAACTGAAACCTGCTGAACACGAGGTTAATTCGGAAACCTGGGCTGGCGGCCTCGAAAACAAACAGGCGATCGCTCCGCGCGTGCGTGTCGGCCGCGACAAATGGTTCAACGTGCTGTGGCTGGCCCCGCTCGGTTTCGTCGTTCTCGTCGCCGCGGTCGCCGTCGGCAAGGGGTTGTACAACAACCCCGCGGTACAGGCCTTCATCGAACGCCATCCGGGCAGCGACCCCGCCACAGCCGGGCCCGAAGGCATGCCGTGGTGGGCGAATTGGACCCACTTTTTCAACCTGTTTTTGATGATGTTCATCATCCGATCGGGCATCCAGATACTCGCCGATCATCCACGGCTGTATGTGAGCCGCAACGCCACCCCCGGCAAAGACGAATGGCTGCGGATCGCCAAGCCGGTCCCCGACGACCCGTTGTGGACGGCCAAGGATGACTCAGTCGGTCTGCCAGGACAATTCGGCCTGCCCGGTATCCGGCACTCCATCGGCTTGGCACGCTGGTGGCATCTGGGCCTGGATATGCTCTGGCTGCTCAACGGAGCGGTGTTCTATGTACTGCTGTTCACCACCGGGCACTGGCGTCACGTGGTGCCGACCAGCTGGGAGGTTTTCCCCAACGCGGCATCGGTGGCGGTGCAATACCTCTCGTTGAATTGGCCCGACGACAACGGGTGGGTCGCCTACAACGGGCTTCAGCTGTTGGCCTATTTCACGACGATCTTCCTCGCCGCCCCGGCGGCGCTGATCACCGGATTGGGCATGTCACCGGCGCTGTCGATGCGGCTGACGATGATCAGTAAGCGCCTGAGCATCCAGTTGGCACGTTCGCTGCACTTCCTGGTGATGGTGTATTTCATCTTCTTCATCATCGTGCACGTCACGCTGGTGTTCGCCACCGATGCGCTCAACAACCTCAACCACATGTTCGCCTCCCGCGACGACGACAGTTGGGCGGGGTTCTCGGTGTTCGCCGTCGCGATGGTCGTCACCGTCGTCGCATGGGTGTGGGCCACCCCGTTCACCCTCAACCACCCCAATGTGGTGCGGCGAGTCGCCTACGCGCTGATCGGGCCGCTGCAGCTGGCACTCGAACAGGTCGACCCGAAACCGGGTGCATTCACCGAAAAGGACATCTCGCCGTACTTCTGGCACAACGGCACCTATCCCGAGACCGTCGAGTACAAGGAGCTGGAGAAAAACGACTTCACCGATTGGCGTCTGCGCGTCTACGGCCTGGTCGAGAACCCCACCGATTTCTCCCTCGACGAGTTGAAAACACTGCCCTACCACGAGCAGATCACCCAGCACTTCTGTATCCAGGGCTGGTCCGGGGTGGCCAAATGGGGCGGGGTGAGGATGCAGACGATCATGGACATCGCCAAACCGCTACCGCAGGCCAAGTGGGTGGCGTTTTACTCCCTGGGCTCGGGCGCCGACGGCGGAACCTACTACGACGTGCACGACATCAAACAGATGAGCAACCATCTGACGATGCTCGCCTACGACATGAACGGCGCACCGCTGACCTACGGCCACGGCGCTCCACTGCGGTTGCGCAACGAGTTGCAGCACGGCTTCATGCACGTCAAGTGGCTCAAGGGCATCGAGTTCCTGTCGCACTACACTGAGATCGGCGGCGGTCACGGCGGCTACAACGAGGACCAGGAGTTCTTCGGGCCGCGGCACACGATCTGA